The genomic stretch ATAGAAAAGAAGTTAGACCGCGACCCGgcgctgaaaataaaatacacagaGCAAATGGAAGCGCTCATTGAAAAAGGGTACGCCGAACGAGCTCCGTCTGAAAAAATAGAGGCAAGAACATGGTATCTGCCACACTTCGCTGTGTTTAACCCTACTAAACCAGCGAAAATACGAATAGTTCATGATGCGGCCGCGAAAACGAAAGGACTCTCGTTAAACGATCACCTACTCAAGGGGCCCGATCTAATACAATCGCTACCCGGCGTGTTAATGCGATTCCGTCAACGCAACATAGCGATAACAGCAGACATTAAAGAAATGTTtatgcaaattaaaataaaaaatgaagacAGAGATGCACTTAGATATCTCTGGCGTGGTGACCGCAGAGATAACACAGCGCCCGACGAGTACCGAATGACTTCATTAATATTCGGCGCAACGTGTTCACCCGCCATAGCAATATACATCAAGAATAGAAACGCGGCTAAATACATAGAATCTGATCCAGAGGCGTACGACGCCATAGTACGAAACCACTACGTCGACGATCTCCTAAATAGCTACGACACTGAAGATGAAGCGATCAACTCGGCTCGACGCATAAGCGAAATACATAAAGAAGCGAGCTACGAGCTACGACAATGGACGTCTAATTCGCGTAACGTGTTAAACGCGTTAGCACCGGGTACAACGAGATCATCGATATCATTGGACGGCAGCAGCAACGTCGAGCGCACTTTGGGTGTGATCTGGGACCCAGCGAGCGACGAGATAGGCTTCAACCTAAGTCTAGCGCGTCTGCCACCTGACGCCATAGAAAACTCACAGCCAACAAAGAGAGAAACACTACGCATTCTCATGTCGCTGTTCGATCCATTGGGCCTCGCTTCACCAGTCACAATAGGCGCTAAGCGCATACTACAACACATATGGAGGCGTGGCACCGGCTGGGATGAACGTATACCGCAAGATCTCGCCGAACAGTGGACGAAATGGATAACACATCTTATAGAATTAAAAGATGTAAAAATACCGAGAGCGTACTTACATTACAGTAACGCTACATCGCTGCAGCTACACATATTCGTAGACGCGAGCGAGGAAGCCTACGCCGCAATAGCGTATTGGAGAGCGTCGACAACGACCGGTGTAGACATATCACTCGTAGCAGCTAAAGCTAAGGTCTGCCCGCTCAAAACTTACGTCTATACCTAGACTCGAATTACAAGCCGCCGTGATGGGTAGTCGTCTGAGCCGCAGCATTATAGAAGAACACGATATAAAACCAGAGTCTACGACATATTGGACCGATAGTAAAACCGTGTTAACATGGCTCAAGACCGGCGCCCGCTCGTACCGCCCGTTCGTCGCGCATCGCATAGCAGCTATAGAAGAAAATAGCACATAATCAGACTGGCGATGGGTTCCCACTAAACTCAACGTCGCGGATGATGCAACTCGAGATGTGCCGATAGACTTCAGTAAACAACATCGATGGTTCACCGGCCCTCCGTTCCTGCGCGACGACCCGTCTACGTGGCCTACAGAGCGACCTACAATAGAAACACCCACTGGCGAGGAGAGAGTAAATCTCGTTATAAGCAACGTCGCAACATACAGCGAGGCCGTGCCCGACCCAAAACGCTTTTCCAAATGGGAACGGCTGCTACGATCAACGGCGAGAATACTACAGTTTATTGATTTATGTCGCCCCGCACATAAGACTTGTTATGGTTATagaagaaatagaaaaaatcaaCAAGCCGACGCAGATTGGAATAGCAAAAATACGAAAAAGAAAATTGCGCCCGGCTCATCGTTACGTATTAAAAACGTACAACAAGAACGtcgctttaaaaatatagaaagcGAACATTTACGACGCGCTGAAGAATTACTCGTGCGAGTTTCACAACACGACTCGTTTTCAAGTGAAATAGCTAACATGGAAAAAGGAAAACTGCGAGCGTTGtcaatagaaatagaagatgGTTTACTGAAAATTAAATCACGTATAAGCGCAACGGAAGGCATCACACCCACGCAATCGAGCCCGCCTGTGATATGCGGCGATCATCACATCGCAAAATTATACATAGAATACGTACATAGGCGATTGCATCACGCGGGGGCTGAAGCAACAATAAATGAGTGTCGTGCTAAATACTGGATTACTAGACTTCGACCGATCACGCGCTCAATAGTACATAAGTGTATAAAATGCCACAGAAGACGAAGCGCGCCCGCAACACCGCCTACGGGGAACCTACCACAGTGCAGGCTCGCGCATCATCGTCGGCCCTTTAGTTACACGGGCCTCGACTACTTCGGCCCTCTGACGGTTACCGTGGGACGAGTTACACAAAAGAGATACGTGAGTTTATTTACATGTCTCACGACTCGCGCCGTGCACTTGGAGCTTGCGAACACGCTCAGCACAGAATCGGCGGTTATGGCGATCCGTCGATTCATAGCTAGAAGAGGTTGTCCGACAGAAATATGGTCTGACAACGGCACGAACCTGCACGGCGCCGAGAAGGAATTGCGACACGCTATACAAGACGCTTCTCATCACGAGGCCAGCATGCGTGCAATCAACTGGCGCTTCATACCTCCCGGAGCTCCCTTTATGGGCGGGGCCTGGGAACGACTAGTGAGAAGTGTGAAAACGGCGCTATACGCGTCGCTCAATCAACGCCACCCGCGAgaagaaattttattaacattgttAGCGGAAGTGGAATTCACAGTGAATAATAGACCGCTAACACATGTATCTGTGAACCCGGAAGACCCGGAAGCTCTAACGCCAAATCATTTTCTATTATTGGGACCGGCGATGAACCCCGCACCCGGCTCGTTTACAAACGAAGATCTCATCGGCCGTAAGCAATGGAGGACGGCGCAACGACTCGCCGATATGTTCTGGGAGCGATGGCTGCGTGAGTACCTGCCCGAGCTACAACAGCGACGCGACCCCCACGGTCGAGGCAAATCACCGCAAATAGGCGACGTAGTGTTAATTGTGGATAACACTATGCCTCGCAACACATGGCCTATGGGACGAGTATCACGCATCTACCCCGGCAACGATGGCGTGACGCGAGTAGCAGACGTGCAGACAAGAGGCGGCGAGCTTCGACGACCGGTCAAGAAAATGGTGGTGCTAGTTGAAAATTGTCCCTCACCTGTTAACAAGTGAACCTTAATAGACGTAGCGGTTCACGGCGGGGGGAATGTTCGGAACAATAGGTACGAATGtacgtaaataatttatagtcaTTTATAGCTTTGTGTTTTTTTGATaactttatttgaattattatgtttaatgtcGAGAATTTAGTATAATTTCATAGTTGTGTCTCACTCTATTAATTGACATGCGACAGTGATATATTCATGTCTCGCTCTAGTAGTGTACACGCGACAAAGACAGCAACTATCTCACTCTTGAGATTTGTAATAGCATGATCGCTCTGTCTCGATCTAACAATTCACTTTGTTCGATaacttaatattgtaatttatatcgtttttattataatttcatatattCCATTGTCATATAGTGTAACACATAacctatgtaattttaatagtatagAGTCAAAACGTTTGAGTAGTTTGTGTTTTcgattacatttttatcaatgtAAAACGACCAAATATATGAATGTTTTAATAGTGAATGTATAGAGAacttatttgtgttttaataatagatatgTCGTAATGGAAATAATAGTTGATTTATTTGTGTCTATAGTGAAAAGCCATAGTTTGTTTACATTAATACTTTACTCATAGTTATAGTTTTGGAAATTGTATAGACTCATTATTAtagtagttaataaataaatagtttataaataatgatgtaaatagtgataaaaatatagaaacaTGGTGTAATTTGTATAGAAATAAACGCGCTATGCCTACCTCCGCACGCACCCCACTAGTCCGCGCATATTAACGCGCAAAAATCGGACTAAAATCACTCTCGTCAGGACTTTCGACTCGTCAACACATCCGACAAGTACTCTCAAGCATACAGTCCACAAGCTCTACAGTAAGCGGCGAGGCCTGGCATAGCAAAACATCATCAACTAGGCATTTTGATTTACTTCAAACCCAGCATCCAAATAGTACGGTGCAAAATAGTTATAGACTTGTGCCGTACAGCAATGATTTGCAGCGTTTATAGCTTTTACCTTTCGATTCCTTTCAATGAATGAGAGGAATCTTGAAACAATCATTGCTGTATTGTCTTTTTACTGATCACTTTCTACGCGTAATCGAAGAGACATTTATGCGAATATTTCTTGAGATTCGAGAGTTGGTAATTAATCAAAAATcgtcatgaaatatgaaatttcaaTGCTAGTAGAATgttgttttatcaaaatatcgatcataataattattctcaCTATTATAATCtggtatttaattaaagatgCATTAAATGctaattaagtattttacaCTTTATTTTTCTCAATGTTAATACCTCATAAAATCTTACCTTAGAAGTTTTTAATTACTAGAACCCTAAAGAACTTTATGTCTGTCTTTGATTTTACGATGACCATGTTTACAACTTACAAAATTAGACTTGTAAAATTTTCCGGCTCAGCAATTAATCCCTTTTGGAAAAACACAACAAACTTGATTCACCTATAGaacaacaatttatttacctGTTAAACATCTACTTATggtatttatctgataaacaATATGACGATTGACGATTGTATCTCCACGCATACCTGTATCCTGATTCATGCCCTTTTAAAAGGACCATCTTGTGGTCAAACATTCCTAACTTGAAATCAATGAATCATGGACATTCTTAAGATTTGTatataaagttattaatattaggGATTGGAATATTTATGGCTTTGGTCAGTGTGAGGAAAACAAAACTAAgaagtttttttattgtcgaattattttaaagatctTGGACAAtttgcaaaattattatatgaaaacaTCATATTGGTTCCAATAGCGTGTTCttattctaaataatatacattatacatgtACATGATTTACTATTTACTAGTTAGTCGTCGGATAGATAACATAAAAAGGAATGGGTTGTTTTGattgaaacataaaatacatttacccAAGTTCCAGTAAGGACCTCTACCTaccaaaaaattattactaaatataaattaaataaatataatttaaaggtTAACCTTTTTGTTCAatagaacaaaataaatactacctgtcaattattatttcttaacatTTCAAGCCGGTTTTATGTGTGTCTTCTTTAATTGCGgctatttcaatatttattgtaatttatgtaaataaacgCTTGATTGAGGTATTGACATATTAAATTGTGAATGTActtgtttatgtttaatttggTGATTTACTGAAATATGtacaattgttatttatttagtacttTAAGATCTTAGACTTTAAGATCTTCTTATAAGatcttaacattatttttaatacagttTATCTCTTAAACTATCTATCTGCGGTACATATTCGTAGAACATCTTagaatatacttataatattaaaatacgatACAAATTATGAGATCGAATGAAAAATGAATCAAGCCGGCCGCGGCCGAGCATGTTATTCTGTACCACTAATCTTCCAGGCTCTACCCACCTTTTTCTCCTTTTATTCACGTTTTTCTGTTACATTTCATGCAGGCTTTctaacattttgtttacctAACGGATGTTCCATGTTAAACACATCAAACAAATGTTTAACGGACTTTAGATCTATTTTAAACTACCGTAAGAAATCTAAAGCAATAATGTCCAGTTATAGTATCCGTAAAATCGAGTACACGTTTGTAGTGGACTGTCCGTttgattgattgttttttttatgtttgaaaaGTGGAAATGAGGTCTTTTATATTGCTTTGTTAGTATATAGATAGCTTTGTTCTTTGTATAATTGTCTATAAAGACTGACTTAAAATAGTAACACCAGAACTGAGCGTGTAAAATGAATCCCATAAAACAGGTAGAATTTTATGTACTTAACAATTTAATCTTGGAGTATGCCCTTTGAATAACTTCTCCCTATATGTACTGAACAAAAACGCATATCGATCCTTTTTTGCAATTTGAGGTTCAGATTGAAACTGAAGTTAATTCCATGATTTGATGTGGACTTTAACCTTATTAAActtcaatcaaataaatttcaatctTACCCTGAACAAAGAAAGCGCCACTATTCTAGCACTACGATAATTGGTGTTGTAAACAATATCATCGcttgtaaaaacaataaacatttgtCCCACTTTCTCGTATTGACTCGCGTGTCCAAGGTGAAATATGAAGCCCTACAAGATAATGCATACGTTTTTACACCTAAGACTTAATGTGTGTGAAATAGTTAAGACGTATGATCGAGTCGTGCCCATATCACAGAGAACATTATGCGTACATTAAGCTGTATTCCCACGCAATGGTCCAAAGACCACGCCTCGGTGCCATTAGAACAGTCGGAGTTGTCACGTCCATTCAATACAATTAGACTATAAAAAATCTCAAGTCATCCTAGTGGATAACAACACAAGGTATctgaaatacaataaatttatgtgtctaaaatttatgaaatgcAGGATTCGACCAGAAATGTGTAAGGAGTATACTGCTTTGCACGTGGGCATAATATCAGGAgcatatgtttttaatttaccaTTAGATTTTGTCTTCATCTTCTCTTGGCTTTGTTCCAAAACCAGACGCAAGATGCAAAGCAAATTCCTTATCAATCTTACTAATAGGTACCTAGctgaaagtttgtatggatcgGAAGATGGATGTCTGCAACTCTTTCAAACCTACTGACCTGATTTGACTTATATTTGTATGCAGATGAATTATTATGGTTTCAAATAACACAAAGCTCCGGTACCGGAGTAAAACTCGAAGGAATGAATATGACTATTTGAATGTTGTAGGCTGATAGATATACAATTATCAAAAAAGATAACATTCCTGGAAAATATACGAGCAAATATGGAATATCTTATATTAGTATTCTGAATACTGAAGCAAATTATAAAGGTACAAAAGGCATCAAATAGTTCAGAAGTTAGTAGATAAGAACATTCTAGCTACATTGAACTGGAAGTCACATGAGATTAACACCGAACAATAGAACATTATTGGTTTGATTGGTCACGTTTTTAACACAACCGTGAAACGTAGAGTAGTTTTtgctaaaatttaaaataattatttccacCATTGTTAAACAGGTGttaccaaataaaatatacacagATACAAATCTCAACATATGTATCTATGTGTGTGATCTGACTTAGTTTGTATTTCCATTTTAATAACTTGTTTCATCGAGGTCATCTCGATTAATTGAACCTATCGACATATCAAGATGTATGAGTGTTATTTATCATATCGTTATTGACGCTACGAAAATTTGTTA from Colias croceus chromosome 9, ilColCroc2.1 encodes the following:
- the LOC123694550 gene encoding uncharacterized protein LOC123694550; amino-acid sequence: MGSRLSRSIIEEHDIKPESTTYWTDNWRWVPTKLNVADDATRDVPIDFSKQHRWFTGPPFLRDDPSTWPTERPTIETPTGEERVNLVISNVATYSEAVPDPKRFSKWERLLRSTARILQFIDLCRPAHKTCYGYRRNRKNQQADADWNSKNTKKKIAPGSSLRIKNVQQERRFKNIESEHLRRAEELLVRVSQHDSFSSEIANMEKGKLRALSIEIEDGLLKIKSRISATEGITPTQSSPPVICGDHHIAKLYIEYVHRRLHHAGAEATINECRAKYWITRLRPITRSIVHKCIKCHRRRSAPATPPTGNLPQCRLAHHRRPFSYTGLDYFGPLTVTVGRVTQKRYVSLFTCLTTRAVHLELANTLSTESAVMAIRRFIARRGCPTEIWSDNGTNLHGAEKELRHAIQDASHHEASMRAINWRFIPPGAPFMGGAWERLVRSVKTALYASLNQRHPREEILLTLLAEVEFTVNNRPLTHVSVNPEDPEALTPNHFLLLGPAMNPAPGSFTNEDLIGRKQWRTAQRLADMFWERWLREYLPELQQRRDPHGRGKSPQIGDVVLIVDNTMPRNTWPMGRVSRIYPGNDGVTRVADVQTRGGELRRPVKKMVVLVENCPSPVNK